The Magnolia sinica isolate HGM2019 chromosome 9, MsV1, whole genome shotgun sequence genome contains a region encoding:
- the LOC131256603 gene encoding methyl-CpG-binding domain-containing protein 2 isoform X2 — MQSQLQHTLPEVKKEHDVSNDSRSQRHSNKTYQDLANSTWDKAQGSSENEDSASLEEQDQDAQSSEDAPNQLVVYNPGANDSCDSGQIQPVLDPHDYQPPIPKFVESNAPRVLPSVGAFTVQCAACFKWRLIPTKEKYEEIREYILEVPFVCETAREWRPDISCDDPADISQDGSRLWAIDKPSISQPPPGWQRLLRIRGEGSTRFADVYYATPSGKRLRSMVEIQKYLLEHPEYVRAGVNISQFSFQIPKPLQENYVRKRPHTKAMQQYDGPALEMPRPFEPSEANPLSWAGPVQCSDMQIADRPRELPAPCLDAPDDIRALPPPPKKQATRQSPKKMYSNPVYNQPRIKVEEPQQARNATAFEL; from the exons ATGCAGTCCCAGCTTCAACATACGCTACCCGAGGTGAAGAAGGAACATGATGTTTCTAATGATTCTAGATCCCAGAGACATTCAAATAAAACTTACCAAGATTTAGCCAACAGTACTTGGGATAAAGCTCAGGGTTCTTCTGAGAATGAGGACAGTGCTTCTTTAGAAGAACAGGACCAAGATGCTCAGTCTTCTGAAGACGCTCCAAATCAGTTGGTGGTTTATAACCCTGGAGCTAATGATAGCTGTGATTCCGGTCAAATTCAACCGGTCCTTGACCCGCATGACTACCAACCTCCCATCCCAAAATTCGTTGAGTCAAATGCTCCCAGGGTTTTGCCCTCTGTTGGGGCATTCACTGTTCAGTGTGCTGCATGTTTTAAATGGAGGCTAATTCCAACAAAAGAGAAGTATGAAGAGATACGTGAATATATCTTGGAGGTACCTTTTGTATGTGAAACAGCTCGGGAGTGGCGGCCTGATATATCTTGCGATGATCCAGCTGACATATCTCAAGATGGCAGTAGGCTCTGGGCGATTGATAAACCTAGCATCTCTCAGCCTCCTCCTGGTTGGCAGAGGCTTCTTAGGATCAGAGGTGAAGGAAGCACAAGATTCGCAGACGT CTATTATGCCACGCCATCTGGCAAGAGATTGCGGTCCATGGTCGAGATCCAGAA GTACCTGCTTGAACATCCGGAGTATGTCAGGGCAGGGGTAAATATTTCtcaattttcatttcaaatcccaaaaccactGCAAGAAAACTATGTAAGGAAGCGCCCTCATACAAAAGCGATGCAACAGTATGATGGCCCTGCTCTTGAGATGCCGAGGCCTTTTGAACCTTCTGAAG CGAATCCTCTGTCATGGGCTGGTCCAGTACAGTGCTCGGACATGCAGATTGCAGACAGGCCAAGGGAGTTACCGGCTCCGTGTTTGGATGCGCCGGATGATATCCGTGCTCTCCCTCCACCTCCGAAGAAGCAAGCAACCAGGCAGTCACCCAAAAAGATGTACAGTAATCCAGTGTATAATCAGCCCAGGATCAAGGTAGAAGAGCCACAACAAGCCAGGAATGCCACCGCCTTCGAGCTATGA